A portion of the Corynebacterium occultum genome contains these proteins:
- a CDS encoding ArgP/LysG family DNA-binding transcriptional regulator, with the protein MNPQHLQTLLAIVDEGSFEIAAVVLGISPSAVSQRIKALEKEAGRVLVRRTSPATATDAGEVLVQAARRMALLQAETANRLRGRIDRVPLAVALNADSLATWFRPVLADVAGYGEATLQLYVEDESHTLSALRRGDVLGAVTREAGAVSGCEVIELGEMRYLAVSTPQLRDEFSHPGHVDWARMPALRYGPRDALQDGDLVERLDLGETRNRRISQIPSSEGFLEAVRVGLGWALVPDLQVAPLLEKGELVLLDDRVARVRLYWQRWRLESELLGLLSEAVIAAAGEAINTDRAELR; encoded by the coding sequence TTGAATCCCCAGCACCTGCAGACCCTGCTCGCCATCGTCGATGAGGGCAGCTTCGAGATCGCTGCTGTGGTGCTCGGGATTTCACCCTCGGCGGTCAGCCAGCGGATCAAGGCCCTGGAAAAAGAGGCCGGGCGGGTACTGGTCCGCCGGACCTCCCCGGCGACCGCCACCGATGCTGGGGAGGTGCTGGTGCAGGCCGCCCGTCGGATGGCGCTGCTGCAGGCGGAAACCGCCAACCGTCTACGCGGCCGGATCGACCGCGTCCCCCTGGCCGTGGCGCTCAACGCAGACTCCCTGGCCACCTGGTTCCGTCCGGTGCTCGCGGATGTTGCGGGTTATGGCGAGGCCACCCTCCAGCTCTATGTCGAGGATGAGTCCCATACCCTCAGTGCTCTGCGGCGTGGCGATGTGCTCGGGGCAGTGACCCGGGAGGCGGGAGCTGTCTCCGGATGCGAGGTCATCGAGCTGGGGGAGATGCGTTATCTGGCGGTGTCCACCCCGCAGCTGCGGGATGAATTCTCCCACCCGGGACACGTTGACTGGGCCAGAATGCCGGCGCTGCGTTATGGCCCGCGGGATGCCCTGCAGGACGGTGATCTAGTGGAGAGGCTTGATTTAGGCGAGACGAGGAATCGTCGTATCTCCCAGATCCCCTCCTCGGAAGGCTTTCTCGAAGCCGTCCGCGTTGGCCTGGGGTGGGCGCTGGTGCCCGATCTCCAGGTCGCGCCGCTGCTGGAGAAGGGGGAGCTGGTGCTTCTCGACGATCGCGTCGCCCGGGTCCGCCTCTACTGGCAGCGGTGGCGCCTGGAGTCGGAACTGCTGGGGCTTCTCAGTGAGGCGGTGATCGCCGCCGCCGGCGAGGCGATCAACACGGATCGCGCCGAACTGCGCTAG
- a CDS encoding glutathione S-transferase family protein, whose amino-acid sequence MSNENKDWAGAPKNASSDGEFVRDTNYITDRIVADVPAGSDPIPQDDDTFHWPVEAGRYRLIAARACPWAHRTVITRRLLGLEDVISLGLTGPTHDVRSWTFDLDPGKVDPVLGIPRLQDAYFNRFPDYPRGITVPAIVEESSGKVVTNDYPSITIDFSLEWKQFHREGAPELYPEHLREEMAPVMKRIFTEVNNGVYRTGFAGSQEAHNEAYERLWVALDWLEERLSTRRYLMGDHITEADIRFYPTLIRFDAVYYSHFKCSRNKITEMPNLWGYLRDLFQTPGFGDTTDFAEIKEHYFVVHEEVNPTQIIPAGPDLSGLMSAHGREKLGGSPFAKGTTLPGPVPAGEQVKNPEPFQV is encoded by the coding sequence ATGAGCAACGAGAACAAGGACTGGGCGGGAGCCCCCAAGAACGCTTCCTCGGACGGCGAGTTCGTCCGCGACACCAATTACATTACCGACCGCATTGTCGCCGACGTCCCGGCAGGATCCGATCCGATCCCCCAGGACGACGACACCTTCCACTGGCCCGTCGAAGCTGGCCGTTACCGCCTCATCGCCGCACGCGCCTGCCCCTGGGCACATCGCACCGTGATCACCCGCCGCCTGCTCGGACTGGAAGATGTCATTTCCCTGGGCTTGACCGGCCCCACCCATGATGTCCGCTCCTGGACCTTCGACCTGGATCCGGGCAAGGTGGACCCGGTGCTGGGAATCCCCCGCCTGCAGGACGCCTACTTCAATCGTTTCCCCGACTACCCGCGGGGCATCACGGTTCCGGCCATCGTGGAGGAGTCCTCCGGGAAGGTGGTCACCAATGACTACCCCTCCATCACCATCGACTTCAGCCTGGAGTGGAAGCAGTTCCACCGCGAAGGCGCACCGGAGCTCTACCCCGAGCACCTTCGCGAAGAAATGGCCCCGGTGATGAAACGCATCTTCACCGAGGTCAACAATGGTGTTTACCGCACCGGTTTCGCCGGCTCCCAGGAAGCCCATAATGAGGCCTATGAACGTCTCTGGGTGGCCCTGGACTGGCTGGAGGAGCGCCTTTCCACCCGTCGCTACCTGATGGGCGATCACATCACCGAGGCTGATATCCGCTTCTACCCCACCCTGATCCGCTTCGACGCGGTCTACTACTCGCACTTCAAGTGCTCCCGGAACAAGATCACCGAGATGCCGAACCTCTGGGGTTATCTACGAGACCTCTTCCAGACCCCGGGATTCGGTGACACCACCGATTTCGCCGAGATCAAGGAGCACTACTTCGTGGTCCATGAGGAGGTCAACCCGACCCAGATCATCCCCGCCGGACCGGATCTCTCCGGCCTGATGAGCGCACATGGCCGCGAGAAGCTGGGCGGCTCCCCCTTCGCCAAGGGAACCACCCTGCCGGGCCCGGTCCCTGCCGGTGAGCAGGTGAAGAACCCGGAGCCTTTCCAGGTTTAA
- a CDS encoding DoxX family protein, producing MSDEQKNPKPDRAGDGLDDLDVPTYRPGRAASATSGKEEVPSTSIYERIGRAAPQSIPAKPKQKGADVPPAPSGEETSSFKAASVPERSEPLRSDAPTTAFSRPPKTEAAAAKTTQIPAESSYQDTDFAPTTSGDTVTSSTQPTSESTPQPFDTPAAAGTSGGLYTGSTAVDATTDTPDEIRDKAREGKRGTIDWGILLIRLLLGAYLVLTSVATFFQLGGNAGLAGLESEYAGYVLPNILAILVPSLQLAAGVFLIFGLITPLFAAIATVVTSFTALHALSDSGAGLNIFAWDDSVMLSVILLVISLALQFTGPGLYSFDFSRGWARRPLVSSWIFVVLGIAGAVALWWFGAGVNPLN from the coding sequence ATGAGCGATGAACAGAAGAACCCCAAACCAGACCGCGCCGGAGACGGTCTCGATGACCTCGATGTACCCACCTACCGCCCGGGCAGGGCAGCCTCCGCCACATCCGGGAAGGAGGAGGTCCCGAGCACCAGCATCTATGAGCGCATCGGAAGGGCAGCCCCGCAGAGTATTCCCGCCAAGCCGAAACAGAAGGGTGCCGATGTGCCCCCCGCCCCTTCAGGTGAGGAAACCTCTTCCTTCAAGGCGGCCAGCGTCCCCGAGCGCTCTGAGCCGCTGCGCTCTGATGCCCCCACCACCGCATTCAGCCGCCCCCCGAAGACTGAGGCAGCTGCGGCGAAAACCACCCAGATCCCCGCGGAATCCTCCTATCAGGACACTGATTTCGCCCCCACCACCTCAGGAGACACCGTGACGTCCTCCACGCAGCCCACGTCCGAGTCCACCCCACAGCCCTTCGACACCCCGGCCGCAGCCGGAACTTCCGGGGGGCTCTACACCGGCAGCACCGCCGTGGATGCCACCACGGACACCCCGGACGAGATCCGTGACAAGGCCCGGGAGGGCAAGCGCGGCACCATCGACTGGGGCATCCTGCTGATTCGCCTGCTGCTCGGCGCCTACCTGGTGCTCACCTCGGTGGCCACCTTCTTCCAGCTGGGCGGTAATGCCGGTCTGGCCGGACTGGAAAGCGAGTACGCCGGCTATGTCCTACCCAATATCCTCGCCATCCTCGTGCCTTCCCTGCAGCTGGCAGCGGGTGTGTTCCTCATCTTCGGCCTGATCACCCCGCTCTTCGCGGCGATCGCCACCGTGGTGACCTCTTTCACCGCACTTCACGCCCTCTCTGACAGTGGAGCCGGCCTGAATATCTTCGCCTGGGATGACTCGGTGATGCTCTCGGTGATCCTGCTGGTCATTTCCCTGGCACTGCAGTTCACCGGCCCGGGCCTCTACTCCTTCGACTTCAGCCGCGGCTGGGCACGACGCCCCCTGGTCAGCTCCTGGATCTTCGTGGTGTTGGGCATTGCAGGTGCCGTGGCACTCTGGTGGTTCGGAGCCGGGGTCAACCCGCTGAACTGA
- a CDS encoding glycosyltransferase family 87 protein, with protein MTIAPGVKDKLHLPPAYHRMFTLIGVLASLGLIFRQTKITDFPVDMIIYRAGVREFLQGGEMYSQPMYAGDLALPFIYPPFGALVLTPLTVFGWMDDDEAGDFIILLSGFLLALCLYLVLRTFLKEASRTEVLTFTALTWPLALLIEPIWLNASFAQINVILMTLVVLDLMPRKRRFLPQGWLIGVAAAIKIAPAAMLLYFLLRRDFKAIFVAIGSAILVTLIAAAARWDATWEYFSTVLLGMGTTSEFGVDSTYTSNSSLKGMVMRFFDSREAMEAHGTILNLIWLVLVVLVIAAGAALMLALIKRGLHTDAVLVNAVVMLLISPVSWSHHWVWLALLLPVTLWHCLNLFPDGWPTYLLGGTTLLWTYLVLTEPPKWWFGDGVDVFTLSVWEKFQVSDFVWLALVYLVALWFSVRRLPITEPAISEAHH; from the coding sequence GTGACTATAGCCCCAGGAGTTAAAGACAAGCTTCATCTGCCACCGGCCTATCACCGGATGTTCACCCTCATCGGTGTGCTGGCCTCCCTCGGGTTGATCTTCCGCCAGACCAAGATCACCGACTTCCCGGTCGACATGATCATCTATCGCGCCGGTGTGCGGGAGTTCCTCCAGGGTGGTGAGATGTACTCCCAACCGATGTACGCCGGGGACCTGGCCCTGCCCTTCATCTATCCGCCCTTCGGGGCCCTGGTGCTCACCCCCCTGACGGTCTTCGGGTGGATGGATGATGACGAGGCCGGGGATTTCATCATCCTCCTCTCCGGATTTCTGTTGGCCCTCTGCCTCTACCTGGTGCTGCGCACCTTCCTCAAAGAGGCCAGCCGCACCGAGGTGCTCACCTTCACCGCCCTGACCTGGCCGCTGGCGCTGTTGATCGAACCGATCTGGCTCAATGCCTCCTTCGCCCAGATCAATGTCATCCTGATGACCCTGGTGGTGCTGGATCTCATGCCCCGCAAACGTCGTTTCCTGCCCCAGGGCTGGTTGATCGGCGTGGCTGCCGCCATCAAGATCGCCCCGGCCGCCATGCTGCTCTATTTCCTGCTGCGCCGGGATTTCAAGGCCATCTTCGTGGCCATCGGTTCGGCCATCCTGGTGACCCTGATTGCCGCTGCGGCACGCTGGGACGCCACCTGGGAGTACTTCTCAACGGTGCTGCTGGGTATGGGCACCACCAGTGAATTCGGGGTGGACTCCACCTACACCTCCAACAGCTCGCTGAAGGGCATGGTGATGCGCTTCTTCGACAGTCGGGAAGCCATGGAGGCCCACGGCACCATCCTCAACCTCATCTGGCTGGTCCTGGTGGTCCTGGTGATCGCCGCTGGTGCCGCCCTCATGCTGGCCCTGATCAAACGGGGGTTACACACCGACGCGGTACTGGTCAATGCGGTGGTCATGCTGCTGATCTCCCCGGTCTCCTGGTCCCACCACTGGGTCTGGTTGGCGCTGCTGCTGCCGGTCACCCTCTGGCACTGCCTGAACCTCTTCCCCGACGGCTGGCCCACCTACCTGCTAGGTGGCACCACCCTGCTCTGGACCTATCTGGTGCTGACCGAACCACCGAAGTGGTGGTTCGGAGATGGCGTGGACGTGTTCACCCTGAGCGTGTGGGAGAAGTTCCAGGTCTCGGACTTCGTCTGGCTGGCCCTGGTCTACCTGGTGGCCCTGTGGTTCTCGGTGCGCAGGCTACCGATAACTGAACCAGCGATTTCTGAGGCACACCACTAA
- the ilvD gene encoding dihydroxy-acid dehydratase encodes MIPLRSKVTTVGRNAAGARALWRATGTQEHEFGKPIVAIVNSYTQFVPGHVHLKDVGDIVAGAVRAAGGVPKEFNTIAVDDGIAMGHGGMLYSLPSREIIADSVEYMVNAHTADAMVCISNCDKITPGMLNAAMRLNIPVVFVSGGPMEAGKAVVVDGVANAPMDLVTAISASADEAVSDEGLAKVEESACPTCGSCSGMFTANSMNCLTEALGLSLPGNGSTLATHTARRALFEKAGETVVELCRRYYGEEDESVLPRAIATKAAFENAMALDMAMGGSTNTVLHILAAAQEGELEFDLYDIDELSKRVPCLSKVAPNSDYHMEDVHRAGGIPAILGELYRGGKLNEDVHTVHSATMKEWLETWDIRSGKASEEAIELFHAAPGGVRTTEAFSTSNRWSSLDTDAVNGCIHDVEHAHTKDGGLVILRGNLAEDGAVIKSAGVEEELWHFSGPARVVDSQEAAVSMILKREVQAGEVVVIRYEGPSGGPGMQEMLHPTAFLKGAGLGKKCALITDGRFSGGTSGLSIGHISPEAAHGGLIALIENGDQITIDVHNRQLSLDVDEEVLAQRRAAMEASEQPWTPVGRNRKVSKALRAYAKLATSADKGAVRQVD; translated from the coding sequence TTGATCCCCCTTCGTTCAAAAGTCACCACCGTCGGCCGTAATGCAGCGGGAGCCCGCGCGCTATGGCGCGCCACCGGCACCCAGGAGCATGAGTTCGGCAAGCCGATCGTCGCGATCGTCAACTCCTACACCCAGTTCGTTCCGGGACATGTGCACCTGAAGGATGTCGGCGACATCGTCGCCGGTGCGGTCCGTGCCGCCGGGGGCGTGCCGAAGGAGTTCAACACCATCGCCGTCGATGACGGCATCGCCATGGGACACGGCGGCATGCTCTACTCCCTGCCTTCCCGGGAGATCATCGCCGACTCCGTGGAGTACATGGTCAACGCCCACACCGCTGACGCCATGGTATGCATCTCCAACTGCGACAAGATCACCCCGGGCATGCTCAACGCCGCCATGCGGCTGAACATCCCCGTGGTCTTCGTCTCCGGCGGCCCGATGGAAGCCGGCAAGGCCGTCGTCGTCGACGGTGTCGCCAACGCCCCCATGGACCTGGTCACCGCCATCTCCGCTTCCGCCGATGAGGCGGTCAGTGATGAGGGTCTGGCCAAGGTCGAGGAGTCCGCCTGCCCCACCTGCGGTTCCTGCTCCGGCATGTTCACCGCCAACTCCATGAACTGCCTCACCGAGGCCCTCGGCCTCTCCCTGCCGGGCAATGGTTCCACCCTGGCCACCCACACCGCCCGGCGGGCCCTCTTCGAGAAGGCCGGTGAAACCGTCGTCGAGCTCTGCCGCCGTTACTACGGCGAAGAGGACGAGTCCGTCCTGCCGCGCGCCATCGCCACCAAGGCCGCCTTCGAGAACGCCATGGCCCTGGACATGGCCATGGGTGGTTCCACCAACACCGTCCTCCACATCCTGGCCGCCGCCCAGGAAGGCGAACTCGAATTCGACCTGTACGACATCGACGAGCTCTCCAAGCGGGTCCCCTGCCTGTCCAAGGTCGCCCCGAACTCCGACTACCACATGGAGGATGTCCACCGCGCCGGTGGCATCCCCGCCATCCTCGGTGAGCTCTACCGGGGTGGCAAGCTCAACGAGGACGTCCACACCGTCCACTCCGCCACCATGAAGGAATGGCTGGAGACCTGGGACATCCGTAGCGGGAAGGCCTCCGAGGAGGCCATCGAACTCTTCCACGCCGCCCCCGGCGGAGTTCGCACCACCGAAGCCTTCTCCACCTCCAACCGCTGGTCCAGCCTCGACACCGACGCCGTCAACGGCTGCATCCACGATGTGGAGCACGCCCACACCAAGGACGGTGGCCTGGTCATCCTGCGTGGCAACCTGGCCGAGGACGGTGCCGTGATCAAGTCCGCCGGCGTTGAGGAGGAGCTGTGGCACTTCTCCGGCCCGGCCCGTGTGGTCGACAGCCAGGAAGCCGCCGTCTCCATGATCCTCAAGCGTGAGGTCCAGGCCGGCGAGGTCGTGGTCATCCGCTATGAAGGCCCCTCCGGTGGCCCCGGCATGCAGGAGATGCTGCACCCCACCGCCTTCCTCAAGGGAGCCGGCCTGGGCAAGAAGTGCGCCCTGATCACCGACGGCCGCTTCTCCGGCGGCACCTCCGGTCTCTCCATCGGCCACATCTCCCCCGAGGCCGCCCATGGCGGATTGATCGCACTGATCGAGAATGGTGACCAGATCACCATCGACGTCCACAACCGTCAGCTCAGCCTCGACGTCGACGAGGAGGTCCTGGCCCAGCGCCGTGCCGCCATGGAGGCCTCCGAGCAGCCCTGGACCCCGGTCGGCCGTAACCGCAAGGTCTCCAAGGCCCTGCGCGCCTACGCCAAGCTGGCCACCAGCGCCGACAAGGGTGCCGTCCGCCAGGTCGACTAA
- a CDS encoding PH domain-containing protein, with the protein MSSKAGQPADNQSESVKFQPERTHLLAAVVIFLIFLFGVGYAPLYLFWILALPILFAWWVIKSETRVNDEGVEIDYAFKANRRFGWEQIEGVAFKGAKAQLRTTAGKDHVLPGVTFNSLPLLQKASTGRIPDALTAGKEAAEAKVVIHNKDGRQVLISREEYAQREAEKARLEAAEAEQAQSSATPRE; encoded by the coding sequence ATGAGTTCCAAGGCAGGCCAACCAGCAGATAACCAGTCCGAGTCAGTGAAGTTCCAACCCGAACGAACCCACCTCCTCGCGGCCGTGGTCATCTTCCTGATTTTCCTCTTCGGTGTCGGCTACGCCCCGCTGTACCTCTTCTGGATCCTCGCCCTCCCGATCCTCTTCGCCTGGTGGGTCATCAAATCCGAGACCCGCGTCAATGATGAGGGCGTCGAGATCGACTACGCCTTCAAGGCCAACCGTCGTTTCGGCTGGGAGCAGATCGAGGGCGTGGCTTTCAAGGGTGCCAAGGCCCAGCTGCGCACCACTGCAGGCAAGGACCATGTTCTGCCCGGTGTCACCTTCAACTCACTCCCCCTCCTCCAAAAAGCCTCCACCGGTCGGATCCCCGATGCCTTGACCGCCGGTAAGGAAGCCGCCGAGGCCAAGGTCGTCATCCACAACAAGGATGGCCGCCAGGTTCTCATCTCACGTGAGGAGTACGCCCAGCGCGAGGCTGAGAAAGCCCGCCTGGAAGCCGCCGAGGCCGAACAGGCCCAGAGCAGCGCCACCCCCAGGGAATAA
- a CDS encoding mechanosensitive ion channel domain-containing protein encodes MQLLSLRYLSSVIWDWLTSTGLDLALLVILALLVPRVGRFALWFINRNIEKAAEDDPDAADEGKTQRALAGVVVYIGQLIAYFVLLVFFLQMLGFSLAGAALPATVLSAAIGLGAQSIIADFLAGFFILTEKQFGVGDWVRFEGNGVVVEGTIIQVTMRATRIRTLKQETVIVPNSTAKVCINASNYWSRAVVVIPVPLLGSQDSAEVIARSEAATRRALERPEIARELLGELDVQPGVDIQPPGVVGMPWMIDMRFMIQVTAGNHWMVERAVRTEILDEFWDEYGSATTVSGELRDQLVTTPLVNPEENISRAFRSDPLIDVAFDDPEPEPTKQARQTEDDEDVDKPAELATPPVKLADEQGRDPARTPSETMQPHTDEEEAPGTIELEPVENLSRWRKISTIGGRVRASTTGLLVTLMVLVFFRLLLVEPSEEWLENNPRPAATTAPAEPTPQESEPTASATQPTQEATPTETTGLTLDTETTGPTDTPGQEQQDNTTPTAATQPEPQPQQQQTPAPATTPTAGPAPQQQTQQLQTQPQGTQGAEVPETADSF; translated from the coding sequence ATGCAGCTTCTAAGCCTGAGATACCTCTCCTCCGTCATTTGGGACTGGCTCACCAGCACCGGCCTCGACCTGGCCCTGCTGGTGATCCTCGCACTTCTGGTACCACGGGTCGGCCGATTTGCCCTGTGGTTCATCAACCGCAACATCGAGAAGGCCGCCGAGGACGATCCGGATGCCGCCGATGAAGGCAAGACCCAGCGCGCCCTGGCCGGCGTGGTGGTCTACATCGGGCAGCTGATCGCCTACTTCGTGCTGCTGGTCTTCTTCCTGCAGATGCTGGGCTTCTCCCTGGCGGGTGCGGCGCTTCCGGCGACGGTGCTCTCCGCAGCCATCGGCCTGGGCGCCCAGTCGATCATCGCGGACTTCCTCGCCGGTTTCTTCATCCTCACCGAGAAGCAGTTCGGTGTCGGGGACTGGGTCCGTTTCGAGGGCAACGGGGTGGTCGTGGAGGGCACCATCATCCAGGTGACCATGCGCGCCACCCGGATCCGTACCCTCAAGCAGGAGACGGTGATCGTCCCGAACTCCACCGCCAAGGTCTGCATCAACGCCTCCAACTACTGGTCACGAGCCGTGGTCGTCATCCCCGTGCCGCTGCTGGGTTCCCAGGACTCGGCCGAGGTGATCGCTCGCTCCGAGGCCGCCACCCGCCGCGCCCTGGAACGACCTGAGATCGCCCGGGAACTGCTCGGCGAACTTGATGTCCAACCGGGTGTGGACATCCAGCCACCCGGCGTGGTCGGCATGCCCTGGATGATCGACATGCGCTTCATGATCCAGGTCACCGCCGGCAACCACTGGATGGTGGAACGTGCGGTGCGCACCGAGATCCTCGATGAGTTCTGGGATGAATACGGCTCCGCCACCACCGTCTCCGGCGAACTCCGGGATCAGCTGGTCACCACCCCGCTGGTGAACCCCGAGGAGAACATCAGCCGCGCCTTCCGCAGCGACCCGCTTATCGACGTCGCCTTCGACGACCCCGAGCCCGAGCCCACCAAGCAGGCCCGGCAGACCGAGGATGACGAGGACGTCGATAAGCCTGCCGAACTCGCCACACCCCCCGTGAAGCTCGCCGATGAGCAGGGGCGGGATCCTGCCCGCACCCCGAGCGAAACCATGCAGCCCCACACTGATGAGGAGGAAGCACCCGGGACCATCGAGCTGGAGCCGGTGGAGAATCTCTCCCGTTGGCGGAAGATCAGCACGATCGGTGGTCGGGTCCGAGCCTCCACCACCGGACTGCTGGTGACCCTGATGGTGCTGGTCTTCTTCCGCCTGCTGCTGGTTGAGCCCTCCGAGGAATGGTTGGAGAACAACCCCCGCCCCGCCGCCACCACCGCCCCTGCAGAGCCGACCCCGCAGGAGTCCGAGCCGACGGCCTCGGCCACCCAGCCCACCCAGGAAGCCACCCCGACCGAAACCACGGGTCTGACCCTCGACACTGAAACCACCGGCCCCACCGACACCCCGGGTCAGGAGCAGCAGGACAACACCACCCCGACCGCCGCCACTCAGCCGGAACCCCAGCCGCAACAGCAGCAGACCCCGGCCCCGGCGACCACCCCCACCGCAGGACCGGCCCCGCAGCAGCAGACCCAGCAGCTGCAGACTCAGCCGCAGGGCACCCAGGGCGCGGAAGTTCCGGAGACCGCTGACAGCTTCTAG